The following proteins come from a genomic window of Vidua chalybeata isolate OUT-0048 chromosome 2, bVidCha1 merged haplotype, whole genome shotgun sequence:
- the LOC128783644 gene encoding alpha-2-macroglobulin-like protein 1 isoform X1, giving the protein MWRIIFLWGCILLLPSTAGMPAMLNYAVAIPSQLYYPFSETVCLQLSREQAVPIHVSVTLQSRAGNETLIAQSTSQLPFFHCTSFQVPPPVGNPDEVAFVVITVLEANLEFQKKQKVLIKHADKKTFIQTDKPVYKPGQIVKLRIVTLDQNFIASSETQRLVELKDPKGNRIAQWLDVTPVGGIVDLSFPLAAEAPLGEYTIRMPGLTCTFRVEEYVLPKFSVSIQMPQVVTILEENFPLHVCGMYTYGKAVQGSVKAVVCRKHIRYNRKSSKAKRSICKDYTGKTNDDGCFSTEVNTKIFHRKHSDNYDFNLEAEAFLKESGTGVEFNTTENCKVTFDITTLQFWGTSYYYQQGAPYYGNLELRSANGTHLKNKKVILTVSYGSRKQTKTYLTDDTGMASFVLETSAWDNSSKVILQAKSQPEDSNGRNVKVSYGTASLPLRAFYSSSRSSVRIQPVQAVPACGDVQQVTVHYHILATELGHRAAKAHFYHLVMARGSLVHHGQTTVLLDLPSGQYSGAFNITLPIDLISSMATLFVYIAFPEGQVAADTLRLKVSSCFRNHVKLGFSDAVALPGSAVRLHVQAAPGSLCSIRAVDKSVLLLRPEAELSRDSVYNMFSYAQEQLSTLTDVYSDYCTIHKSPGITDASQTTLSPGMMSPFMYNRYSYAVSQPDVYELLKNAGLTFLTSLKIKSPIECRTQTIFDYNYMSFDELADLESLYPEADAAVEAAEAEHTELGSESVPARTWFPETFIWTLVPINDSGAAELAVTVPDSITDWRAMTFCTSESHGLGISETTSLRSFKPFFVEPTLPYSVFQGESFPLKVKVFSYLKQCMALQLSLLDSRDFEFLHENVRFSLCLCPDSAKTFSWDMKATKLGKVNFTVTAEVVEQEDVCTERTAVVPESGGKDTVVKHLLVKAEGQLEEKTHTSLLCPEGTLASETISFTMPENIVLGSERAHISFLGDIMGTALDNIDELLQMSSGCGEQNMVHFAPNVFITRYLEETGQLTPEIKQKAIGYLESGYQQQLLYKHTDGSYSAFGEGSEPGNTWLTALVLKTFSQARDFIHIDEQNIKDAASALIKSQTPSGCFKSVGKLFNNGLMGAVEEGLGLSSVIVIALIHSGMPHSDPVVGKALKCIRDLVHADTGSPNLYSLALAANAFAVAGDKALRQKILKILDKAAIISDDQIFWSQQSKQEEDSLSWYRAPSVDVELTSSILMAHLTKSSLSSDEIKKASKIVSWLTKQQNPYGGFASTQDTVAALEALALYATNIFSKDSPDLQVSLTSKGFSQNFRVDKSNRLLLQTVELPAIPQDYTLRVQGHGCLFLQAILRYHIPPLRSEATFAVSVQTECTVPDATQFPVTIHARYTGNRVSTNMVLIQVELLSGYSPVAGSLEELKKMPLVKKVESKADQVVLYLEELTRQPQTYTFLVEQDMQVKDHKPANIKIYDYYMPEETAVMSYSVPCK; this is encoded by the exons TCAAGTTGCGGATTGTGACCTTGGATCAGAACTTTATTGCCAGCAGTGAAACA CAGCGCCTGGTGGAACTGAAG GACCCCAAAGGGAACCGAATTGCACAGTGGCTGGATGTTACACCCGTGGGAGGCATTGTGGACCTGTCCTTCCCACTGGCTGCAGAAGCACCGCTCGGAGAGTACACCATCAGAATGCCTGGCCTTACATGTACCTTCAGGGTAGAGGAGTATG TGCTGCCCAAGTTCAGTGTCTCCATCCAGATGCCTCAGGTGGTCACCATCCTAGAGGAAAACTTCCCTCTCCACGTCTGTGGCAT GTACACCTATGGGAAAGCAGTCCAGGGTAGCGTGAAGGCTGTGGTGTGCCGTAAACACATCCGCTATAACCGGAAGTCTTCCAAAGCCAAGCGCAGTATTTGTAAGGATTACACTGGCAAG ACAAATGATGATGGCTGCTTTTCCACTGAAGTGAATACTAAGATTTTCCACCGGAAGCACAGTGATAATTATGATTTCAATCTGGAGGCTGAGgcttttctgaaagaaagtGGAACAG GGGTGGAGTTCAACACCACTGAAAACTGCAAGGTCACTTTTGATATCACAACTCTCCAGTTCTGGGGGACAAGCTACTACTATCAGCAAGGAGCTCCCTACTATGGAAAT CTGGAACTCAGAAGTGCCAATGGGACACACCTGAAGAACAAGAAGGTGATTCTTACGGTGTCCTATGGGAGCAGGAAGCAGACCAAGACCTACCTCACGGATGACACTGGGATGGCCTCCTTCGTCTTAGAGACATCAGCATGGGACAACAGCAGTAAAGTTATACTACAG GCGAAATCCCAGCCGGAGGACTCAAACGGTCGAAACGTGAAGGTGTCTTACGGCACTGCATCGCTCCCACTGAGGGCCTTCTACTCCTCCAGCCGCAGCTCTGTGAGGATCCAACCCgtgcaggcagtgccagcctgtGGGGATGTGCAGCAGGTCACTGTGCACTACCACATACTCGCCACAGAGCTGGGCCACCGGGCTGCCAAAGCACACTTCTACCACCTG GTTATGGCCAGAGGGTCCCTTGTGCATCATGGCCAAACAACAGTGCTTCTTGATCTACCATCAG gTCAGTACAGTGGGGCTTTCAACATCACTCTGCCCATTGACCTCATTTCATCCATGGCTACCCTCTTTGTTTACATTGCCTTCCCTGAGGGACAAGTGGCAGCTGACACCCTCCGTCTGAAAGTGTCCAGCTGCTTCAGGAACCAT GTGAAGCTTGGCTTCTCAGACGCAGTGGCTCTCCCAGGATCGGCTGTCCGTCTCCATGTGCAGGCTGCGCCAGGCTCCCTGTGCAGCATCCGTGCAGTAGACAAAAGCGTCCTTCTCCTGAGGCCAGAGGCTGAGCTGTCCAGGGATAGT GTGTATAATATGTTCAGCTAtgctcaggagcagctcagcaccctcacagaTGTCTACAGTGACTACTGCACTATCCACAAGAGCCCGGGAATCACTGATGCCTCTCAGACAACCCTTTCACCAGGAATGATGTCACCATTCATGTACAACAGATACTCTTATGCAGTGTCCCAACCAGATGTTTATGAACTTCTGAAG AATGCAGGTCTAACATTTTTAACCAGCCTTAAAATCAAGTCTCCAATTGAGTGCCGCACCCAGACCATTTTTGACTACAACTACATGT CTTTTGATGAGCTGGCAGACTTGGAGAGCTTGTACCCAGaagcagatgctgctgttgaagCTGCTGAGGCAGAGCACACCGAGCTGGGCAGTGAGTCAGTGCCAGCACGAACCTGGTTCCCAGAGACTTTCATCTGGACTCTGGTTCCCATCAA TGATTCAGGGGCTGCTGAGCTAGCTGTCACAGTACCTGACAGTATCACAGACTGGAGAGCCATGACCTTCTGCACCTCGGAGAGCCACGGCTTGGGAATCTCAGAGACCACCAGCCTGCGGAGCTTCAAGCCCTTCTTCGTGGAACCCACTTTGCCCTATTCTGTTTTCCAGGGAGAGTCATTTCCCCTGAAAGTCAAAGTCTTCAGCTACCTGAAGCAGTGCATGGCG CTCCAGCTTAGCCTATTGGACTCCAGGGATTTTGAGTTTCTTCATGAAAATGTCAGGTTCAGTCTTTGCCTGTGCCCCGATTcagcaaaaacattttcctgggACATGAAGGCTACAAAACTAG GGAAGGTGAATTtcactgtcactgctgaggTGGTGGAGCAGGAAGATGTTTGCACGGAGCGTACAGCTGTTGTGCCGGAGTCCGGAGGGAAGGACACAGTGGTTAAACACCTGCTGGTGAAG gcagaggggcagctggaggaaaAGACCCACACCTCACTCCTGTGCCCTGAAG GAACTTTGGCTTCAGAGACAATCTCTTTCACTATGCCAGAGAACATTGTCCTTGGGTCAGAGAGAGCCCACATCTCTTTCTTAG GTGACATTATGGGAACAGCACTGGACAACATAGATGAGCTTCTCCAGATGTCCAGTGGCTGTGGTGAGCAGAACATGGTTCATTTTGCCCCAAATGTCTTTATCACACGATACCTTGAAGAAACAGGACAGCTGACTCCAGAAATCAAACAGAAGGCAATTGGCTATCTGGAAAGCG GAtatcagcagcagctcctgtacAAGCACACAGACGGTTCATACAGTGCCTTTGGGGAAGGAAGTGAGCCAGGAAACACTTG GCTTACTGCTCTTGTCCTGAAGACCTTCAGCCAAGCCCGGGACTTCATCCACATAGATGAACAAAATATAAAGGATGCTGCCAGTGCACTGATTAAAAGTCAGACTCCATCTGGCTGCTTCAAGAGTGTGGGGAAGCTCTTCAACAATGGTCTGATG GGTGCAGTGGAGGAAGgcctggggctgagctctgtgATCGTGATAGCTCTCATACACTCAGGGATGCCTCACTCC GACCCGGTTGTGGGGAAAGCTCTGAAGTGTATAAGAGACCTGGTCCATGCTGATACTGGCAGTCCCAACCTCTACAGCCTGGCACTGGCTGCAAACGCCTTTGCAGTGGCAGGGGACAAAGCCCTCAGGCAGAAAATCCTCAAAATATTGGATAAGGCTGCCATAATATCAG ATGACCAGATATTCTGGAGTCAACAGTCCAAACAGGAAGAAGATTCCCTATCTTGGTATCGGGCTCCATCTGTTGATGTGGAATTGACATCTAGTATCCTCATGGCTCATCTTACAAAGTCAAGTTTGTCATCAGATGAAATCAAAAAGGCATCCAAGATTGTGTCTTGGCTCACCAAGCAACAAAACCCATATGGAGGCTTTGCTTCAACCCAG gaCACGGTTGCTGCTCTGGAAGCCCTAGCCCTGTACGCAACCAACATCTTCAGCAAGGATAGCCCTGATCTTCAGGTTTCTCTCACTTCCAAGGGGTTCAGCCAAAACTTCCGAGTAGACAAAAGCAATCGCCTCCTGCTGCAGACAGTGGAGCTGCCAGCAATTCCCCAAGATTATACCCTGCGTGTGCAGGGCCATGGGTGTCTTTTCCTGCAG GCCATCCTGAGGTACCACATCCCTCCACTGAGGAGCGAGGCCACCTTTGCCGTATCCGTGCAGACGGAGTGCACCGTGCCCGACGCCACCCAGTTCCCTGTCACCATCCATGCTCG CTACACAGGGAACCGTGTGTCCACCAACATGGTCCTGATCCAAGTGGAGCTGCTGTCTGGATACAGCCCCGTGGCAGGTTCACTGGAAGAG CTAAAGAAAATGCCTTTAGTGAAGAAAGTTGAAAGCAAAGCTGACCAAGTTGTTCTCTACCTGGAGGAA CTGACTAGGCAGCCTCAAACCTACACTTTCCTGGTGGAGCAGGACATGCAAGTGAAGGATCATAAACCAGCCAATATCAAGATCTATGATTACTATATGCCAG AAGAAACTGCAGTGATGAGCTACAGTGTCCCATGCAAGTGA
- the LOC128783644 gene encoding alpha-2-macroglobulin-like protein 1 isoform X2, whose protein sequence is MWRIIFLWGCILLLPSTAGMPAMLNYAVAIPSQLYYPFSETVCLQLSREQAVPIHVSVTLQSRAGNETLIAQSTSQLPFFHCTSFQVPPPVGNPDEVAFVVITVLEANLEFQKKQKVLIKHADKKTFIQTDKPVYKPGQIVKLRIVTLDQNFIASSETRLVELKDPKGNRIAQWLDVTPVGGIVDLSFPLAAEAPLGEYTIRMPGLTCTFRVEEYVLPKFSVSIQMPQVVTILEENFPLHVCGMYTYGKAVQGSVKAVVCRKHIRYNRKSSKAKRSICKDYTGKTNDDGCFSTEVNTKIFHRKHSDNYDFNLEAEAFLKESGTGVEFNTTENCKVTFDITTLQFWGTSYYYQQGAPYYGNLELRSANGTHLKNKKVILTVSYGSRKQTKTYLTDDTGMASFVLETSAWDNSSKVILQAKSQPEDSNGRNVKVSYGTASLPLRAFYSSSRSSVRIQPVQAVPACGDVQQVTVHYHILATELGHRAAKAHFYHLVMARGSLVHHGQTTVLLDLPSGQYSGAFNITLPIDLISSMATLFVYIAFPEGQVAADTLRLKVSSCFRNHVKLGFSDAVALPGSAVRLHVQAAPGSLCSIRAVDKSVLLLRPEAELSRDSVYNMFSYAQEQLSTLTDVYSDYCTIHKSPGITDASQTTLSPGMMSPFMYNRYSYAVSQPDVYELLKNAGLTFLTSLKIKSPIECRTQTIFDYNYMSFDELADLESLYPEADAAVEAAEAEHTELGSESVPARTWFPETFIWTLVPINDSGAAELAVTVPDSITDWRAMTFCTSESHGLGISETTSLRSFKPFFVEPTLPYSVFQGESFPLKVKVFSYLKQCMALQLSLLDSRDFEFLHENVRFSLCLCPDSAKTFSWDMKATKLGKVNFTVTAEVVEQEDVCTERTAVVPESGGKDTVVKHLLVKAEGQLEEKTHTSLLCPEGTLASETISFTMPENIVLGSERAHISFLGDIMGTALDNIDELLQMSSGCGEQNMVHFAPNVFITRYLEETGQLTPEIKQKAIGYLESGYQQQLLYKHTDGSYSAFGEGSEPGNTWLTALVLKTFSQARDFIHIDEQNIKDAASALIKSQTPSGCFKSVGKLFNNGLMGAVEEGLGLSSVIVIALIHSGMPHSDPVVGKALKCIRDLVHADTGSPNLYSLALAANAFAVAGDKALRQKILKILDKAAIISDDQIFWSQQSKQEEDSLSWYRAPSVDVELTSSILMAHLTKSSLSSDEIKKASKIVSWLTKQQNPYGGFASTQDTVAALEALALYATNIFSKDSPDLQVSLTSKGFSQNFRVDKSNRLLLQTVELPAIPQDYTLRVQGHGCLFLQAILRYHIPPLRSEATFAVSVQTECTVPDATQFPVTIHARYTGNRVSTNMVLIQVELLSGYSPVAGSLEELKKMPLVKKVESKADQVVLYLEELTRQPQTYTFLVEQDMQVKDHKPANIKIYDYYMPEETAVMSYSVPCK, encoded by the exons TCAAGTTGCGGATTGTGACCTTGGATCAGAACTTTATTGCCAGCAGTGAAACA CGCCTGGTGGAACTGAAG GACCCCAAAGGGAACCGAATTGCACAGTGGCTGGATGTTACACCCGTGGGAGGCATTGTGGACCTGTCCTTCCCACTGGCTGCAGAAGCACCGCTCGGAGAGTACACCATCAGAATGCCTGGCCTTACATGTACCTTCAGGGTAGAGGAGTATG TGCTGCCCAAGTTCAGTGTCTCCATCCAGATGCCTCAGGTGGTCACCATCCTAGAGGAAAACTTCCCTCTCCACGTCTGTGGCAT GTACACCTATGGGAAAGCAGTCCAGGGTAGCGTGAAGGCTGTGGTGTGCCGTAAACACATCCGCTATAACCGGAAGTCTTCCAAAGCCAAGCGCAGTATTTGTAAGGATTACACTGGCAAG ACAAATGATGATGGCTGCTTTTCCACTGAAGTGAATACTAAGATTTTCCACCGGAAGCACAGTGATAATTATGATTTCAATCTGGAGGCTGAGgcttttctgaaagaaagtGGAACAG GGGTGGAGTTCAACACCACTGAAAACTGCAAGGTCACTTTTGATATCACAACTCTCCAGTTCTGGGGGACAAGCTACTACTATCAGCAAGGAGCTCCCTACTATGGAAAT CTGGAACTCAGAAGTGCCAATGGGACACACCTGAAGAACAAGAAGGTGATTCTTACGGTGTCCTATGGGAGCAGGAAGCAGACCAAGACCTACCTCACGGATGACACTGGGATGGCCTCCTTCGTCTTAGAGACATCAGCATGGGACAACAGCAGTAAAGTTATACTACAG GCGAAATCCCAGCCGGAGGACTCAAACGGTCGAAACGTGAAGGTGTCTTACGGCACTGCATCGCTCCCACTGAGGGCCTTCTACTCCTCCAGCCGCAGCTCTGTGAGGATCCAACCCgtgcaggcagtgccagcctgtGGGGATGTGCAGCAGGTCACTGTGCACTACCACATACTCGCCACAGAGCTGGGCCACCGGGCTGCCAAAGCACACTTCTACCACCTG GTTATGGCCAGAGGGTCCCTTGTGCATCATGGCCAAACAACAGTGCTTCTTGATCTACCATCAG gTCAGTACAGTGGGGCTTTCAACATCACTCTGCCCATTGACCTCATTTCATCCATGGCTACCCTCTTTGTTTACATTGCCTTCCCTGAGGGACAAGTGGCAGCTGACACCCTCCGTCTGAAAGTGTCCAGCTGCTTCAGGAACCAT GTGAAGCTTGGCTTCTCAGACGCAGTGGCTCTCCCAGGATCGGCTGTCCGTCTCCATGTGCAGGCTGCGCCAGGCTCCCTGTGCAGCATCCGTGCAGTAGACAAAAGCGTCCTTCTCCTGAGGCCAGAGGCTGAGCTGTCCAGGGATAGT GTGTATAATATGTTCAGCTAtgctcaggagcagctcagcaccctcacagaTGTCTACAGTGACTACTGCACTATCCACAAGAGCCCGGGAATCACTGATGCCTCTCAGACAACCCTTTCACCAGGAATGATGTCACCATTCATGTACAACAGATACTCTTATGCAGTGTCCCAACCAGATGTTTATGAACTTCTGAAG AATGCAGGTCTAACATTTTTAACCAGCCTTAAAATCAAGTCTCCAATTGAGTGCCGCACCCAGACCATTTTTGACTACAACTACATGT CTTTTGATGAGCTGGCAGACTTGGAGAGCTTGTACCCAGaagcagatgctgctgttgaagCTGCTGAGGCAGAGCACACCGAGCTGGGCAGTGAGTCAGTGCCAGCACGAACCTGGTTCCCAGAGACTTTCATCTGGACTCTGGTTCCCATCAA TGATTCAGGGGCTGCTGAGCTAGCTGTCACAGTACCTGACAGTATCACAGACTGGAGAGCCATGACCTTCTGCACCTCGGAGAGCCACGGCTTGGGAATCTCAGAGACCACCAGCCTGCGGAGCTTCAAGCCCTTCTTCGTGGAACCCACTTTGCCCTATTCTGTTTTCCAGGGAGAGTCATTTCCCCTGAAAGTCAAAGTCTTCAGCTACCTGAAGCAGTGCATGGCG CTCCAGCTTAGCCTATTGGACTCCAGGGATTTTGAGTTTCTTCATGAAAATGTCAGGTTCAGTCTTTGCCTGTGCCCCGATTcagcaaaaacattttcctgggACATGAAGGCTACAAAACTAG GGAAGGTGAATTtcactgtcactgctgaggTGGTGGAGCAGGAAGATGTTTGCACGGAGCGTACAGCTGTTGTGCCGGAGTCCGGAGGGAAGGACACAGTGGTTAAACACCTGCTGGTGAAG gcagaggggcagctggaggaaaAGACCCACACCTCACTCCTGTGCCCTGAAG GAACTTTGGCTTCAGAGACAATCTCTTTCACTATGCCAGAGAACATTGTCCTTGGGTCAGAGAGAGCCCACATCTCTTTCTTAG GTGACATTATGGGAACAGCACTGGACAACATAGATGAGCTTCTCCAGATGTCCAGTGGCTGTGGTGAGCAGAACATGGTTCATTTTGCCCCAAATGTCTTTATCACACGATACCTTGAAGAAACAGGACAGCTGACTCCAGAAATCAAACAGAAGGCAATTGGCTATCTGGAAAGCG GAtatcagcagcagctcctgtacAAGCACACAGACGGTTCATACAGTGCCTTTGGGGAAGGAAGTGAGCCAGGAAACACTTG GCTTACTGCTCTTGTCCTGAAGACCTTCAGCCAAGCCCGGGACTTCATCCACATAGATGAACAAAATATAAAGGATGCTGCCAGTGCACTGATTAAAAGTCAGACTCCATCTGGCTGCTTCAAGAGTGTGGGGAAGCTCTTCAACAATGGTCTGATG GGTGCAGTGGAGGAAGgcctggggctgagctctgtgATCGTGATAGCTCTCATACACTCAGGGATGCCTCACTCC GACCCGGTTGTGGGGAAAGCTCTGAAGTGTATAAGAGACCTGGTCCATGCTGATACTGGCAGTCCCAACCTCTACAGCCTGGCACTGGCTGCAAACGCCTTTGCAGTGGCAGGGGACAAAGCCCTCAGGCAGAAAATCCTCAAAATATTGGATAAGGCTGCCATAATATCAG ATGACCAGATATTCTGGAGTCAACAGTCCAAACAGGAAGAAGATTCCCTATCTTGGTATCGGGCTCCATCTGTTGATGTGGAATTGACATCTAGTATCCTCATGGCTCATCTTACAAAGTCAAGTTTGTCATCAGATGAAATCAAAAAGGCATCCAAGATTGTGTCTTGGCTCACCAAGCAACAAAACCCATATGGAGGCTTTGCTTCAACCCAG gaCACGGTTGCTGCTCTGGAAGCCCTAGCCCTGTACGCAACCAACATCTTCAGCAAGGATAGCCCTGATCTTCAGGTTTCTCTCACTTCCAAGGGGTTCAGCCAAAACTTCCGAGTAGACAAAAGCAATCGCCTCCTGCTGCAGACAGTGGAGCTGCCAGCAATTCCCCAAGATTATACCCTGCGTGTGCAGGGCCATGGGTGTCTTTTCCTGCAG GCCATCCTGAGGTACCACATCCCTCCACTGAGGAGCGAGGCCACCTTTGCCGTATCCGTGCAGACGGAGTGCACCGTGCCCGACGCCACCCAGTTCCCTGTCACCATCCATGCTCG CTACACAGGGAACCGTGTGTCCACCAACATGGTCCTGATCCAAGTGGAGCTGCTGTCTGGATACAGCCCCGTGGCAGGTTCACTGGAAGAG CTAAAGAAAATGCCTTTAGTGAAGAAAGTTGAAAGCAAAGCTGACCAAGTTGTTCTCTACCTGGAGGAA CTGACTAGGCAGCCTCAAACCTACACTTTCCTGGTGGAGCAGGACATGCAAGTGAAGGATCATAAACCAGCCAATATCAAGATCTATGATTACTATATGCCAG AAGAAACTGCAGTGATGAGCTACAGTGTCCCATGCAAGTGA